TGTGTTGCTCCTCTTTCAGGTTATTCGGCAGTTGTTGGGGCCAGGAAGGCGGCCTCCAGCAACTGCTGTGTATAGGGGTGCTGCGGCGCGGCGAATATGCTGCGGGCATCACCTTGTTCGACCACTTGGCCATGCTTGACCACCATCAACTGGTGGCTCAGCGCTTTGACGACAGCCAGGTCATGGCTGATAAACAGGTACGTCAGGTTGTACTTGGTTTGCAACGACCGCAACAGCTCCACCACTTGGCGTTGCACGGTACGGTCCAGGGCCGACGTCGGTTCATCCAGCAGAATCAACGCCGGCTTGAGCACCAGGGCCCGGGCAATGGCGATACGCTGCCGTTGCCCTCCGGAAAATTCATGGGGGTAGCGGTTCCGGGTTTCCGGGTCCAGGCCTACCTCCTTCAATGCCGCGATTATCGCTTGTTCCTGTTCGGCTTCGGTGCCGATCTTGTGGATCCGCAGGCCTTCGCCGACGATCTGGCTCACACACATCCGTGGGCTCAGGCTACCGAACGGGTCCTGAAACACCACTTGCATCTCCCGGCGTAGCGGCCGGACTTGTTGCTGTGTCAGGCTGTCCAACTGCTTGCCTTCGAAGCGGATCCCGCCCTGGCTGCCGATCAACCGCAGGATTGCCAGCCCCAGGGTGGATTTGCCCGAACCGCTTTCGCCGACGATGCCCAGGGTCTGGCCCTGGGGCAGGCTGAAGCGGATCCCGTCCACGGCCTTGATGTAGTCTACCGTGCGCTTGAACAGGCCTTTCTTGATCGGGAACCAGACTTTCAGGTCCTCGACCTGCAACAGCGGCGGTCCGACGACGTTGTTCGCCGGGGTACCGCTGGGTTCGGCGCCGAGCAGTTCCCGAGTGTACGGATGCTGCGGTGCGCGGAACAACTCTTCGCACGATGCCTGTTCGACGATGCAACCGCGCTGCATGACACATACGCGATGCGCAATTCTTCGTACCAGGTTCAAATCATGGCTGATCAGCAGCAGCGACATGCCCAATCGCGCCTG
The sequence above is drawn from the Pseudomonas sp. St316 genome and encodes:
- a CDS encoding ABC transporter ATP-binding protein, which codes for MNQDNLIEVRDLAVEFIVGERRQRVVEGVSFDIKRGETLALVGESGSGKSVTAHSILRLLPYPLAHHPTGTIQYAGQDLLGLKEKTIRHIRGNRIAMIFQEPMTSLNPLHSIEKQINEVLGIHKGLSGKVATRRTLELLELVGIPEPHKRLKALPHELSGGQRQRVMIAMALANEPELLIADEPTTALDVTVQLKILQLLKQLQARLGMSLLLISHDLNLVRRIAHRVCVMQRGCIVEQASCEELFRAPQHPYTRELLGAEPSGTPANNVVGPPLLQVEDLKVWFPIKKGLFKRTVDYIKAVDGIRFSLPQGQTLGIVGESGSGKSTLGLAILRLIGSQGGIRFEGKQLDSLTQQQVRPLRREMQVVFQDPFGSLSPRMCVSQIVGEGLRIHKIGTEAEQEQAIIAALKEVGLDPETRNRYPHEFSGGQRQRIAIARALVLKPALILLDEPTSALDRTVQRQVVELLRSLQTKYNLTYLFISHDLAVVKALSHQLMVVKHGQVVEQGDARSIFAAPQHPYTQQLLEAAFLAPTTAE